GGGTGCCAAGCGAACAGGCTAGGGAGCGTAAGCTATATTACATGTCATGCAGAGCGATAGTTTCCGATGCCAGCGAACGCTGTCCGCGCGTGGCGGCATCGAGCAGCGCCGCCGCCGCGCCGCCGACCACGCTTAATTAACCAAAGCTGTAGTGAGGAGAGATTCCGATGAGCAAATACAGAGATCGTCTGCCGCAACTGAACGGCCGCCTGTTCGTGACCGACAGCGGGCTGGAGACACAACTGATCTTTCATGATGGCCTGGAACTGCCTTACTTCGCGGCCTTCGACCTGCTAAAAAACGACGAGGGCACCGATCGGCTGCGTCGCTATTATGCGCGCTATGCGGAAATCGCCCGCACGCACGACTTGGGCCTGGTGCTGGAGGCGCCGACCTGGCGCGCCAACCCCGACTGGGCGGAAAAGCTCGGTTATGACGCGCCAGCGCTCACACAGGCCAATAGAAAGGCCATCGATCTCATGCTCGAAATTCGGCGGCGCTACGAGACGGCGAACTCGCCGATGGTCATCAGCGGCAACCTGGGCCCGCGCGGCGATGGCTATGCGCCTGACAATCGCATGAGCGTCGAACAGGCTTGCGATTATCATGCGCCGCAAATCGAGACGTTTACGCAGACGGACGCCGATATGGTCGCGGCGTTCACGATCAACTACGTCGAGGAAGGTGTGGGCATCGTGCGTGCCGCGAAGGCTCAC
The Gammaproteobacteria bacterium genome window above contains:
- a CDS encoding homocysteine S-methyltransferase family protein is translated as MSKYRDRLPQLNGRLFVTDSGLETQLIFHDGLELPYFAAFDLLKNDEGTDRLRRYYARYAEIARTHDLGLVLEAPTWRANPDWAEKLGYDAPALTQANRKAIDLMLEIRRRYETANSPMVISGNLGPRGDGYAPDNRMSVEQACDYHAPQIETFTQTDADMVAAFTINYVEEGVGIVRAAKAHGMPVTISFTLETDGRLPSGDSLAQAIERTEAETAYPAYYMINCAHPSHFEHVLRGPSAWRER